One Nocardia iowensis DNA window includes the following coding sequences:
- the zapE gene encoding cell division protein ZapE: MEAGEVLMDPDQVRVAERLRGLLDRRGRPIRRHRGIYLHGRPGRGKTMVMDRFFAGVASDSKRRFHFHQFFVRLHAAAHASGSIDTAVAALLGDARLVCFDEFHVHDIGDAMLIARMLDVLFARRITLVVTSNYPPEELLPNPLFHDRFLPTIARIGANLDVVSLDGPLDYRTRADHGTRTRRTGFAAGSYHVESADERIPNGMGSRDNGAAVPVRIGARQLRARSIEGDAFTIEFAALCGAPTSAADYVELAQRFPRWTIADVPPLSEVPADWAMRFVNLVDVLYDADRELTVLARVPLAELVDGVHGVPDISRLASRLCELSQFVPTRVG, translated from the coding sequence ATGGAGGCCGGTGAGGTCCTGATGGACCCGGATCAGGTGCGGGTGGCGGAGCGGTTGCGGGGGTTGCTGGATCGGCGGGGTAGGCCGATCAGGCGGCACCGGGGGATTTATCTGCACGGCAGGCCAGGGCGGGGCAAGACCATGGTGATGGATCGGTTCTTTGCCGGAGTCGCGTCGGATAGTAAGCGCCGCTTTCACTTTCATCAGTTCTTTGTCCGGCTGCACGCGGCTGCCCATGCGTCCGGTTCTATCGATACGGCCGTCGCCGCCCTGCTCGGCGATGCACGCCTGGTCTGCTTCGACGAATTCCACGTGCACGACATCGGCGACGCGATGCTCATCGCTCGAATGCTCGACGTTTTGTTCGCTCGCCGCATCACGCTGGTGGTGACGTCGAATTACCCGCCCGAGGAACTGCTGCCGAACCCGCTGTTTCACGACCGCTTCCTGCCGACGATCGCCCGCATCGGCGCGAATCTGGATGTGGTCTCGCTGGACGGGCCGCTCGACTACCGCACCCGGGCGGATCATGGAACACGCACCCGCCGCACAGGTTTCGCTGCTGGGAGCTACCATGTCGAATCCGCTGACGAACGCATACCGAACGGCATGGGCAGCCGCGACAACGGAGCTGCGGTGCCGGTCCGGATCGGTGCCCGCCAACTGCGCGCCCGGTCCATCGAGGGGGACGCGTTCACCATCGAATTCGCCGCCCTGTGCGGCGCCCCCACCTCGGCCGCCGACTATGTTGAACTGGCTCAACGCTTTCCGCGCTGGACCATAGCCGACGTACCTCCCCTGAGCGAGGTCCCGGCCGACTGGGCGATGCGTTTCGTCAACCTGGTCGATGTGCTGTACGACGCGGATCGTGAACTCACCGTGCTGGCCCGGGTCCCGTTGGCGGAGTTGGTCGACGGCGTCCACGGCGTGCCCGATATTTCGCGACTCGCCAGTCGCCTTTGTGAACTTTCCCAATTCGTGCCTACCCGTGTCGGCTAG
- a CDS encoding DUF58 domain-containing protein: MRHRDASTAVEAELRWRPAPLVFMLAICAGAALVLAVVLGRWQLVVFAAPLLGVLATAPWQQSSTKIQVDGGGTLRCFESEEVVLTVAAFVERGHALLRLKPEAVAALGIEVEKSSDSGAAPAGLRLALTADRWGRYPVSVRVSALSPAGLAVATAVLPAGQLFVYPITDPQRMRLPRTELPERLGTHLTRRHGPGVEYADIRAYAPGDQLRIVNWPVSARRGRLYVTERLTNRSADVVVLVDTSQQAPGPATDSLELSVRGAAQVVQSTLQAGDRTAVVCLGEGPRWLRPDIGRRQFYRIVDTVLDVGDEYIPTTGTLAPHSAVPLGAIVVAFSTLLDTQFALALIDLRKRGHVVVVVDVLRGTPFREHLDPTLAKMWQLERASMYRDMGTVGVDIVAWPEATRLDQIMRVLPEHRRTVRVRR; encoded by the coding sequence ATGAGGCATCGCGACGCGAGCACCGCGGTCGAGGCCGAATTGCGATGGCGCCCAGCGCCGTTGGTCTTCATGCTCGCGATCTGTGCCGGGGCGGCCCTGGTACTCGCGGTCGTGCTCGGCCGGTGGCAGCTGGTGGTCTTCGCCGCGCCGCTGCTGGGCGTGCTGGCCACCGCGCCGTGGCAGCAGTCCTCGACCAAGATCCAGGTCGACGGCGGCGGCACACTGCGGTGCTTCGAATCCGAAGAGGTGGTGCTGACCGTCGCCGCATTCGTCGAGCGCGGGCACGCGTTGCTGCGACTGAAGCCGGAAGCGGTAGCGGCACTGGGTATCGAAGTCGAGAAGTCCAGCGATTCCGGCGCCGCACCCGCCGGGCTGCGGCTGGCACTCACCGCGGATCGGTGGGGTCGCTATCCGGTGTCGGTGCGGGTCTCCGCGCTCAGCCCGGCGGGCCTCGCCGTCGCCACCGCGGTACTGCCCGCGGGGCAACTGTTCGTCTACCCGATCACCGACCCGCAGCGCATGCGATTGCCGCGCACCGAACTGCCCGAGCGCCTCGGCACCCACCTCACCCGCAGGCACGGACCCGGCGTGGAGTACGCCGACATCCGCGCCTACGCGCCGGGTGACCAGCTGCGCATCGTGAACTGGCCGGTGAGCGCGCGGCGCGGCCGGTTGTACGTCACCGAGCGACTGACCAACCGCTCCGCGGATGTCGTTGTGCTGGTGGATACCTCACAGCAGGCGCCGGGCCCCGCTACCGATTCCCTCGAACTGTCCGTGCGTGGCGCGGCGCAGGTAGTGCAGTCGACGCTGCAAGCCGGTGACCGCACCGCCGTCGTCTGCCTCGGCGAGGGACCGCGCTGGCTGCGACCGGATATCGGCCGCCGCCAGTTCTACCGGATCGTCGATACCGTGCTGGACGTCGGCGACGAGTACATACCCACCACCGGCACCCTGGCGCCGCACTCGGCCGTGCCGCTCGGCGCCATCGTCGTCGCCTTCTCCACGCTGCTGGACACTCAGTTCGCGCTCGCGCTGATCGACCTGCGCAAGCGCGGACACGTTGTCGTGGTGGTGGATGTCCTGCGCGGCACACCGTTTCGCGAGCATCTCGACCCGACCCTGGCCAAGATGTGGCAGCTGGAGCGGGCCTCGATGTATCGCGACATGGGCACCGTCGGCGTCGACATCGTGGCCTGGCCCGAGGCGACCCGGCTCGATCAGATCATGCGCGTGCTGCCGGAACACCGCAGGACCGTCCGGGTGCGCCGATGA
- a CDS encoding DUF4129 domain-containing protein: protein MLITLLAFAAIALHGYIPGVTESRDNRSAPSALSVALMPVLLTVSMVILLAGVIASQHRLPLAMPEPDRDSDRQQWRLGRIGLLVLAGLAALALVLAAVSAVFFVGVGRESAPLPAAPAQTTGQPPDEFATGTPDPGSTPTELTGTAFLLTVIAAIALVAVAMIGLIVVAIASRRKPAPPPLPPVAVPPTAVDSLARAAEMGLAAMNVPGQEPRTAIIACYVAMERGLAFDRAAAPLVSDTPMEVLARAFERGALHDASARELVALFEEARFSPHAMLEWQRMRAEQLLRIVLADLQGEAAA, encoded by the coding sequence GTGCTGATCACGCTGCTGGCGTTTGCCGCGATCGCGCTGCACGGATACATCCCAGGAGTGACCGAATCCCGCGATAACCGTTCGGCGCCTTCGGCATTGTCGGTGGCGTTGATGCCGGTCCTGCTCACCGTGTCCATGGTGATCCTGCTGGCAGGCGTGATCGCCAGCCAGCACCGGCTGCCGCTGGCCATGCCAGAGCCGGACCGCGACAGCGACCGGCAGCAGTGGCGCCTCGGCCGGATCGGCCTGCTGGTGCTGGCCGGACTCGCGGCGCTCGCACTGGTTCTCGCGGCCGTCTCCGCGGTGTTCTTCGTCGGGGTCGGCCGCGAAAGCGCGCCACTCCCAGCAGCACCCGCGCAAACGACCGGACAGCCGCCGGACGAGTTCGCCACCGGTACGCCCGACCCCGGCTCCACCCCCACCGAGCTGACCGGCACCGCCTTCCTGCTCACCGTCATCGCCGCGATCGCACTGGTCGCCGTGGCCATGATCGGACTGATCGTGGTCGCCATCGCGTCCCGCCGCAAGCCCGCTCCGCCGCCGTTGCCGCCGGTCGCGGTGCCGCCCACCGCGGTGGACTCGCTAGCCAGGGCGGCCGAAATGGGTTTGGCCGCGATGAATGTGCCCGGTCAAGAGCCACGCACCGCCATCATCGCCTGCTACGTCGCGATGGAACGCGGCCTCGCCTTCGATCGTGCTGCCGCACCGCTGGTTTCGGACACCCCGATGGAGGTGCTCGCCCGCGCCTTCGAACGCGGCGCGCTGCATGACGCCTCCGCGCGCGAGCTGGTCGCGCTGTTCGAGGAGGCTCGGTTCAGTCCGCACGCGATGCTCGAGTGGCAGCGGATGCGCGCCGAGCAGCTTTTGCGGATCGTTCTCGCGGACCTGCAGGGAGAGGCGGCAGCTTGA
- the kstD gene encoding 3-oxosteroid 1-dehydrogenase: protein MFYMIDREYDVVVVGSGAAGMTAALTAAHHGLSVVLIEKAAHYGGSTARSGGGVWIPGNKALRASGRPDDREAARTYLHSIIGDVVPKDRIDTYIDRGAEAFDFVLDHTPLKMKWVPGYSDYYPEAPGGLGEGRSCEPAPFNAKVLGVELANLEPPYAKAPLNVVVMQADFVRLNLIRRHPKGMMRAMRVGARTYWAKLTGKHILGMGQAIIAAMRKGLLDANVPVLLNTPLTGLVVENGVVTGVEAKHEGEPVTFTARYGVVLGSGGFERNAELRTKYQRQPITTEWTTGAAANTGDGIIAGMAAGGDVGFMEDAWWGPTVFKGGRPWFALAERNLPGTIMVNAEGKRFGNESAPYVEAVHTMYGGKYGQGEGPGANIPAWLVFDQRYRNRYIYAGLQPGQRFPSRWMENDNIVKADTLDELAAKIGVPTANLTATVNRFNTFAETGKDEDFGRGDSHYDRYYGDPTVKPNPCLAALVQGPFYAAKIVPGDLGTKGGLVADTAGRVLREDGTPIEGLYASGNCSTPVMGHTYAGPGATIGPALTFGYLAVLDIVEKKSAQPAQAVQPPTN from the coding sequence GTGTTCTACATGATTGATCGGGAATACGACGTGGTGGTGGTCGGCAGCGGCGCCGCGGGCATGACCGCCGCCCTCACCGCCGCCCACCACGGGCTCAGCGTGGTGCTCATCGAGAAGGCCGCGCACTATGGCGGGTCGACCGCCCGCTCCGGCGGTGGCGTCTGGATCCCCGGCAACAAGGCGCTGCGCGCGTCCGGGCGACCCGACGACCGCGAGGCGGCACGCACCTATCTGCACAGCATCATCGGTGACGTGGTGCCCAAGGACCGGATCGATACCTACATCGACCGTGGCGCGGAGGCCTTCGACTTCGTGCTCGACCACACCCCGCTGAAGATGAAGTGGGTGCCGGGCTACTCCGACTACTACCCCGAGGCGCCCGGCGGGCTCGGCGAGGGCCGCTCGTGCGAGCCCGCTCCGTTCAATGCCAAGGTGCTCGGCGTGGAGCTGGCCAATCTGGAGCCGCCCTACGCCAAGGCGCCGCTGAACGTCGTCGTCATGCAGGCCGATTTCGTCCGGCTCAACCTGATCCGCAGGCACCCGAAGGGCATGATGCGCGCCATGCGGGTCGGCGCGCGTACCTACTGGGCCAAGCTCACCGGCAAACACATCCTTGGCATGGGCCAGGCCATCATCGCCGCGATGCGCAAAGGACTGCTGGACGCGAATGTGCCTGTCCTGCTGAATACCCCACTGACGGGGCTCGTGGTGGAGAACGGCGTGGTCACCGGGGTCGAAGCTAAGCATGAGGGCGAACCGGTCACCTTCACCGCGCGCTACGGCGTGGTACTCGGCAGCGGCGGTTTCGAGCGCAATGCCGAGCTGCGCACCAAGTACCAGCGTCAGCCCATCACCACCGAATGGACGACCGGTGCGGCCGCCAATACCGGCGACGGCATCATCGCGGGCATGGCGGCAGGTGGCGACGTCGGGTTCATGGAGGACGCCTGGTGGGGTCCGACCGTCTTCAAGGGCGGGCGGCCGTGGTTCGCGCTGGCCGAGCGTAATCTGCCGGGCACCATCATGGTCAACGCCGAGGGCAAGCGCTTCGGCAACGAGTCCGCGCCTTACGTCGAGGCCGTGCACACCATGTACGGCGGCAAGTACGGGCAGGGCGAGGGGCCGGGCGCGAACATCCCGGCCTGGCTGGTCTTCGATCAGCGCTACCGCAACCGCTACATTTACGCCGGGTTGCAGCCCGGCCAGCGCTTTCCGTCGCGCTGGATGGAGAACGACAACATCGTCAAGGCGGACACCCTCGACGAGCTCGCCGCGAAGATCGGCGTTCCCACGGCCAACCTCACTGCCACGGTGAACCGCTTCAACACCTTCGCCGAGACCGGCAAGGACGAGGACTTCGGCCGCGGCGACAGCCACTACGACCGGTACTACGGCGATCCGACGGTCAAGCCGAATCCATGCCTTGCCGCGCTGGTGCAGGGCCCGTTCTACGCCGCCAAGATCGTGCCCGGCGATCTGGGCACCAAGGGCGGCCTGGTCGCCGATACCGCGGGCCGGGTGCTGCGCGAGGACGGCACCCCGATCGAGGGCCTGTACGCCTCGGGCAACTGCTCGACTCCGGTAATGGGCCACACCTACGCGGGCCCTGGCGCGACCATCGGCCCCGCACTGACCTTCGGCTACCTGGCCGTGCTCGACATCGTCGAGAAGAAGTCCGCGCAGCCTGCCCAGGCCGTCCAGCCGCCGACCAACTAG
- a CDS encoding TetR/AcrR family transcriptional regulator, with the protein MSRRDSILESAARVVAQRGVRGLRVEELAEAAGVSTSLIYYHFKDRAGLLAQTLDFINARAERYTESGIDPDVDPVGHLEQLLLLELQDTPLVIENSAAWGEFCASAVFQPELRDQLRGATARWTGYLSELIRDAKERGAVPAEIAPADAAERLTALVEGVSMRWLSGTLELARARELVRGAVPLELGLRS; encoded by the coding sequence ATGTCTCGTCGTGATTCGATCCTGGAGTCGGCCGCTCGCGTGGTCGCGCAGCGCGGTGTCCGTGGCTTACGCGTGGAGGAGCTGGCCGAGGCGGCCGGTGTGTCCACTTCGCTGATCTACTACCACTTCAAGGACCGCGCCGGACTGCTGGCGCAGACTCTCGATTTCATCAATGCCAGGGCCGAGCGCTACACCGAATCCGGCATCGACCCCGACGTCGACCCGGTCGGCCATCTCGAACAACTGCTGTTGCTCGAACTTCAGGACACGCCGCTGGTCATCGAGAACAGCGCGGCGTGGGGCGAATTCTGCGCCTCCGCCGTCTTCCAGCCCGAGTTGCGCGACCAGCTCCGCGGTGCCACCGCCCGCTGGACCGGCTATCTGAGCGAACTGATCCGCGACGCCAAGGAGCGCGGCGCCGTCCCCGCCGAAATCGCGCCCGCCGATGCCGCCGAACGCCTCACCGCGCTGGTCGAGGGTGTGAGCATGCGCTGGCTCAGCGGCACCCTCGAACTCGCCCGGGCCCGCGAATTGGTGCGCGGCGCAGTCCCGCTGGAACTCGGCCTGCGGTCCTGA
- a CDS encoding AAA family ATPase has product MTMPMDATVQRSDAVLRELSRVVVGKQEEMRLIMVAVLAGGHVLIEDLPGLGKTLIARSFAAALGLQFTRVQFTPDLLPADLLGSTIYDMSSGRFTFRRGPVFTNVLLADEINRTPPKTQAALLESMAEGQVSIDGETFPLPQPFIVLATDNPIEYEGTYPLPEAQLDRFAIQLRLGYLSEHDETQMIRRRLERGATIPQVGQVVDAKGLLEMRQSVEYVTVHPDVVSYVVALAAATRAHPQVEVGASPRAELDLVQMSRARALLLGRDYVIPEDVKALAIPAMAHRITLRPEMWVRRIRGEDVITELLRRLPVPRATVT; this is encoded by the coding sequence ATGACGATGCCGATGGACGCCACCGTCCAACGCAGTGACGCCGTGCTCCGGGAGCTGTCCCGGGTCGTGGTCGGCAAGCAGGAAGAAATGCGGTTGATCATGGTCGCGGTGCTGGCCGGTGGTCACGTCCTGATCGAAGACCTACCGGGTCTGGGGAAAACGCTGATCGCCAGATCGTTCGCCGCGGCCCTCGGGCTGCAATTCACCCGCGTGCAGTTCACCCCCGACCTGCTACCCGCCGATCTGCTCGGGTCGACCATCTACGACATGTCCTCCGGCCGCTTCACCTTTCGCCGCGGGCCGGTATTCACCAATGTGCTGCTCGCGGACGAGATCAACCGCACGCCGCCGAAGACGCAGGCCGCGCTGCTGGAGTCGATGGCCGAGGGGCAGGTCAGCATAGACGGCGAAACCTTCCCGCTACCACAGCCTTTCATCGTGCTGGCGACCGACAACCCGATCGAGTACGAGGGCACCTATCCGCTGCCGGAAGCACAGCTGGACCGGTTCGCGATCCAGTTGCGGCTCGGCTATTTGTCCGAACACGATGAGACGCAGATGATTCGGCGCAGGCTGGAGCGGGGCGCGACGATACCGCAGGTCGGCCAGGTCGTCGATGCCAAAGGCCTGCTGGAGATGCGCCAATCGGTCGAGTACGTCACGGTGCATCCGGATGTGGTGAGCTACGTGGTCGCGCTCGCCGCGGCCACCCGGGCGCACCCGCAGGTGGAGGTCGGTGCCAGCCCGCGCGCGGAGCTGGACCTGGTGCAGATGTCGCGGGCGCGGGCGCTACTGCTCGGCCGGGACTACGTGATTCCGGAAGACGTTAAGGCGCTGGCGATTCCGGCCATGGCGCATCGGATCACCCTGCGACCCGAGATGTGGGTGCGCCGGATCCGCGGCGAGGACGTGATCACCGAGCTGCTGCGCCGTCTCCCGGTCCCGCGCGCCACCGTGACATGA
- a CDS encoding NUDIX hydrolase, producing the protein MTARHLVDVHVLLIRDGRLLLSKRRSDDEFDGLWHLPAGKLEAGESATAAAVREANEETGVHIDPADLRHIHTSHVVAAGRDSRLGLFFEASHWTGTPTNREPDRCHELRWFPLDALPDAIIPYPAAGIRAHFTGTPYSERGWPAVTPTASAEG; encoded by the coding sequence ATGACCGCTCGGCACCTGGTCGACGTCCACGTCCTGCTCATCCGCGACGGCCGCCTGCTGCTCAGCAAGCGCCGCAGCGACGATGAATTCGACGGCCTCTGGCACCTGCCCGCCGGCAAACTCGAGGCAGGCGAATCCGCGACCGCCGCGGCGGTCCGCGAGGCGAACGAGGAAACCGGCGTCCACATCGACCCCGCCGACCTGCGCCACATCCACACCTCCCACGTGGTCGCCGCCGGCCGAGATTCCCGCCTCGGCCTCTTCTTCGAAGCCAGCCACTGGACCGGCACCCCCACCAACCGCGAACCCGACCGCTGCCACGAACTCCGCTGGTTCCCACTAGACGCCCTCCCTGACGCCATAATCCCCTACCCCGCCGCAGGCATCCGCGCCCACTTCACCGGCACCCCCTACAGCGAACGCGGCTGGCCCGCCGTTACCCCAACGGCCTCCGCGGAGGGTTGA
- a CDS encoding agmatine deiminase family protein yields the protein MSRRSVFSVLAGAGLLAAGASACGSAEPPAPEQAGPGGRFGAEWESHARTYMAWPAQEAVWGPYLGDVRADIAGLARAIAEYEQVVMLARDDQRDAAQRACGNGVEVIPLAVDDLWARDTIPVFVEQAGKVVGVDLNFSGWGNKQPHDNDGPLGQKLLSRYQIPRYQAPFVSEGGALETDGQGTLLVTESSIVNDNRNPGKSRDQLEAELKQTLGIEKVIWFAGVRGEDITDAHIDCLVRYVAPGIVLLDTAFPGSPADSWSRSGDQARQVLAQATDARGRKLEVIDLPQPDPDRITGEGDEFVSSYANFYIANGAVFLPEFGDRRADDRAQGILRDHFPGRDVVPVPIDDIAAGGGGIHCATHDQPGTPIR from the coding sequence ATGTCTCGCCGATCCGTCTTCAGCGTCCTTGCCGGAGCAGGCTTGCTCGCCGCGGGCGCCTCGGCATGCGGATCGGCCGAGCCGCCTGCCCCTGAGCAGGCGGGGCCCGGTGGTCGATTCGGCGCCGAGTGGGAGAGCCACGCGCGCACCTACATGGCGTGGCCCGCGCAGGAGGCGGTCTGGGGTCCCTACCTCGGCGATGTTCGTGCGGACATCGCGGGGCTGGCGCGCGCGATCGCCGAGTACGAGCAGGTGGTCATGCTGGCCAGGGACGACCAGCGCGACGCGGCTCAGCGTGCGTGCGGCAACGGCGTCGAAGTGATTCCGCTCGCGGTGGACGATCTCTGGGCCCGCGACACCATCCCCGTCTTCGTCGAGCAAGCGGGCAAGGTCGTCGGCGTCGACCTGAACTTCAGCGGCTGGGGCAACAAGCAGCCCCACGACAATGACGGCCCGCTCGGCCAGAAGCTGCTGTCGCGCTACCAGATTCCCCGCTACCAAGCGCCCTTCGTCTCCGAAGGCGGTGCGCTGGAAACCGACGGCCAGGGCACCCTGCTCGTCACCGAGAGCTCGATCGTCAACGACAATCGCAATCCCGGCAAGAGCCGCGACCAGCTCGAAGCCGAGTTGAAGCAGACCCTCGGCATCGAGAAGGTGATCTGGTTCGCCGGTGTCCGCGGCGAGGACATCACCGACGCCCACATCGACTGCCTGGTCCGCTACGTGGCACCCGGAATCGTGCTGCTGGACACCGCGTTTCCGGGGTCGCCCGCCGACTCGTGGTCACGCTCGGGTGACCAGGCGAGGCAGGTGCTCGCGCAGGCCACCGACGCGCGCGGACGCAAGCTCGAGGTCATCGACCTGCCCCAGCCCGATCCGGACCGGATCACCGGCGAGGGCGATGAGTTCGTGTCCAGCTACGCGAACTTCTATATCGCCAACGGCGCGGTGTTCCTGCCCGAATTCGGTGACCGGCGGGCCGACGACCGTGCGCAGGGCATCCTGCGGGATCACTTTCCGGGCCGGGACGTCGTCCCGGTTCCGATCGACGATATCGCCGCGGGCGGTGGCGGAATCCACTGCGCCACACACGATCAGCCGGGAACGCCGATCCGCTAG
- a CDS encoding FAD-binding protein: MGFDWDLVTDVVVVGFGAAGAAAALEAAADGAQVLALDRFAGGGASALSGGIIYAGGGTSVQQEAGVADTPEAMLAYLEREVGAAVSPETLRRFVAESPAMIEWLKGHGVPFEASLCPYKTSYPNDSYYLYYSGSEISGAFRDIPAAQRGHRVKGRGTSGKQLTAPLAAAASRLGVRLETLTQATQLITDDAGTVLGVECRTLRDAPGRIRDRYTRLAKVAAKPGIYYPPLRAALEKRLTRLDRQYGRTIRVLARRGVVLSAGGFIANRAMLREYAPAYRGGLALGTTGDDGSGILLAQQVGAATDRMGNVSAWRFLLPPSAFTGAVLVDAAGRRVIDETRYGAAVGHALIAEHDGKGWLLADDELMRTAIDQIGKQGAWFQRGQFEAMRRTAIRGATLEAVAAKARIDIAGLRATVDAHNAAIANGTPDPVGKPAEFTKPLRTGPFWLLDVGIKPSLSNPCPMLTLGGVVVDERTGAVKSTAGIDIPGLFAAGRTAVGICSESYVSGLSLSDCIFSGRRAGRSAAGEQVPALEQATVEGN; this comes from the coding sequence ATGGGGTTCGATTGGGACCTGGTCACCGACGTGGTCGTCGTCGGATTCGGCGCGGCGGGCGCCGCCGCGGCACTGGAGGCGGCGGCCGACGGCGCGCAGGTGCTGGCACTGGACCGGTTCGCCGGCGGCGGGGCCTCGGCGTTGTCCGGCGGCATCATCTACGCGGGCGGCGGCACATCGGTGCAGCAAGAGGCCGGTGTCGCCGATACGCCCGAGGCGATGCTCGCCTATCTCGAGCGCGAGGTCGGTGCCGCGGTGTCGCCGGAGACATTGCGCCGTTTCGTGGCCGAGAGCCCGGCGATGATCGAGTGGTTGAAGGGGCACGGCGTTCCGTTCGAGGCCTCGCTGTGCCCGTATAAGACGTCGTACCCGAACGACAGCTACTACCTGTACTACTCGGGCAGCGAGATCTCCGGCGCGTTCCGCGACATTCCGGCGGCGCAGCGCGGGCATCGGGTCAAAGGGCGTGGCACCTCCGGCAAGCAGCTGACCGCTCCGCTCGCCGCCGCCGCGTCCCGGCTTGGCGTCCGGCTCGAAACCCTCACCCAGGCGACGCAATTGATCACCGACGACGCGGGCACGGTGCTCGGTGTCGAATGCCGCACCTTACGCGACGCACCGGGTCGGATCCGTGATCGCTACACCCGCTTGGCGAAAGTCGCTGCCAAGCCAGGGATCTACTATCCGCCGCTACGTGCCGCGCTGGAGAAGCGGTTGACCCGGCTGGATCGCCAGTACGGCCGGACAATTCGGGTGCTGGCCCGGCGCGGCGTGGTGCTCAGCGCCGGTGGCTTCATCGCCAATCGCGCGATGCTGCGCGAATACGCCCCGGCCTACCGCGGCGGGCTCGCACTCGGCACCACCGGCGACGACGGGAGCGGCATCCTGCTCGCGCAACAGGTCGGCGCGGCCACCGACCGGATGGGCAATGTCTCCGCCTGGCGGTTCCTTCTGCCGCCCAGCGCTTTTACCGGCGCGGTGCTGGTCGATGCGGCGGGTCGTCGGGTCATCGACGAAACCCGGTACGGTGCGGCGGTCGGTCACGCGCTCATCGCCGAACACGACGGCAAGGGCTGGCTGCTCGCCGACGACGAGCTGATGCGCACCGCCATCGACCAGATCGGTAAGCAGGGCGCCTGGTTCCAGCGCGGTCAGTTCGAGGCCATGCGGCGCACCGCGATTCGCGGTGCAACGCTGGAAGCCGTCGCGGCGAAGGCGCGCATCGATATCGCCGGGCTGCGGGCGACGGTGGACGCGCACAATGCCGCGATCGCGAACGGCACGCCGGATCCGGTCGGCAAGCCGGCCGAGTTCACCAAACCGCTGCGCACCGGGCCCTTCTGGTTGCTGGATGTGGGCATCAAACCGAGCCTGAGCAATCCATGTCCGATGCTCACCCTCGGCGGAGTCGTCGTGGACGAGCGCACCGGCGCGGTGAAATCGACTGCCGGAATTGATATTCCGGGTCTCTTCGCCGCCGGACGGACGGCGGTCGGCATCTGCTCGGAATCCTATGTCAGCGGGCTTTCGCTGTCCGACTGCATCTTCTCCGGCCGCCGGGCCGGTCGGTCCGCGGCGGGCGAACAGGTCCCCGCACTCGAGCAAGCAACTGTGGAAGGAAACTAG
- a CDS encoding MaoC/PaaZ C-terminal domain-containing protein has translation MPIDPKVALGAELPSREFTWTPSDVQLYQLGLGAGTRWTDPAELRYLDDRVPQVLPTFATVAPTLHETEPPRVRFPGIDIDLAKVVHGHQEVEVHRPIPATGTATSTGRITELWDKGSAAVVVQEQTVTGADGQPLWTARSSIFARGEGGFGGERGPSTKSELPDRAPDFDVTTPTLPQQALLYRMCGDRNPLHSDPEFARAAGFPAPILHGLCTYGIVCKTATDTVLGSAAERVTGFRARFAGVLYPGETIRTRIWQQGNELTIAATVVDREDAPVLGDVTLRFA, from the coding sequence ATGCCCATCGATCCGAAAGTCGCGCTGGGGGCCGAACTTCCGAGCCGGGAGTTCACGTGGACGCCGTCCGACGTGCAGCTGTATCAACTGGGGCTCGGCGCGGGCACGCGGTGGACCGATCCGGCCGAGTTGCGCTACCTCGACGACCGCGTGCCCCAGGTGCTGCCGACCTTCGCGACCGTCGCGCCGACCCTGCACGAGACCGAGCCGCCGCGCGTCCGCTTCCCCGGTATCGACATAGATCTGGCGAAGGTGGTGCACGGTCATCAGGAGGTGGAGGTGCATCGCCCGATCCCGGCCACCGGCACAGCGACCAGCACAGGTCGGATCACCGAACTGTGGGACAAGGGGTCCGCGGCGGTGGTGGTGCAGGAGCAGACCGTCACCGGTGCGGACGGTCAGCCGCTGTGGACCGCGCGCTCCTCGATCTTCGCGCGCGGCGAAGGCGGCTTCGGCGGCGAGCGCGGGCCGAGTACCAAGTCCGAACTGCCCGACCGCGCACCGGATTTCGACGTGACCACGCCGACGCTGCCGCAGCAGGCGCTGCTGTATCGCATGTGTGGTGATCGCAACCCGCTGCACTCGGATCCCGAATTCGCCCGCGCCGCCGGGTTTCCCGCGCCCATCCTGCACGGACTGTGCACCTACGGCATCGTCTGCAAGACGGCCACCGACACCGTGCTCGGCTCGGCGGCCGAGCGGGTCACCGGATTCCGCGCCCGCTTCGCCGGCGTGCTCTACCCGGGCGAGACGATCCGTACCCGCATCTGGCAGCAGGGCAACGAATTGACCATTGCCGCAACGGTGGTCGACCGCGAGGACGCCCCCGTCCTCGGCGACGTGACCCTGCGCTTCGCCTGA